The nucleotide window GCGCGAATTTTCAGTATCTAGCAAAGGGTACACCTTATCCACCAATTGGTTATTTGGAAGAGAAGCTGTTTTTCCTGCTTTACATGACACTAGAAAAATAAGGCCTAAACTTATTCCTATGCGTCCTATTTTATAAATTTTATCTAATTTCATTCGTTTAAATTGTATTGACAAGCTAACATACTTGTTTTTTGATGAATTGGACTTTCTAAACAAGCCAAATCAAAATTTTTAATAAAAAAGGAGAAGAATTTTTTAATCTTCCTCTCCTTTTTATCAAATTAAAATATCTATACGCAATTTGCTTTTTAGATTAATTTTTATCCTAATATCCAGGATTTTGAGTCAGAGCGGTATTTAAAACCAAAGCATTGGTTGGAATTGGGAAAATACGACGATAGGTATCAGTATTTGTTTTGAATCCCCATTTACCTTCATATTTACCAAAACGAATCATATCATTTCTATGCCATGCCTCCTGTGCAAATTCGCGGCTTCTTTCTTTATAAAGATCATCTAAAGTTACTGCTGACCATGCTGCAGAAGTTGAACGGTTTGAACGAACCATATTTACCAATGAAATGGCTGTTTGCCCTAAAGTTGGATTACCACCACGTAAGATTGCTTCGGCTTTCATCAAGATAACATCTGAGTAACGTAAAAAGGGTACATCATTATTTTGATTACGGCTTGTTGAGGTTGCATCTGGATAAAATTTAATATTTCTGTAACCCATATTCCAAGCAATTTCATCATTTCCACAATCAAACAAAGCAACACTCTGACGAAGAACTATGTCTGGAGTCAAGTTTACTTGGTAAGTATATGACGCTCCACCATCTGCCCCGGTATAAAACTGATCGTATCCTTTTTTAGTTGTTGTAACCATTACAGGAGTAACACCATCATTCATGTATTGTAATCCAGTTAACCATTGTTTGTTACGAATATCATTAGCATCATTGAAATAAGCATAAAATTCAGGCAGAGTACTTCTAGGCGCACTAGGTGTAAAAGGAATACCAAATTTTGCTCTTTCAGAACGTGGTACATCGTAACGTGCATGGTACATTTGACCATTGAAACCTACACTAACGGCAGTTGGATCATAAGGAACTGCAAAAATGAATTCTTTCATTTGCGGACCATTATTAGGATAAAACATTTGAAGGTATGAAGCTCTTGGCTCGATAGCATACAATCCGGAATTAATTACAGCATCACAAGCTGCAATACAATCATTGTAACGTTGTGTCCCAGTATAAACCTCAGCATTCAAATACAATTTAGCAAGTAACGCATTTGCTGTTTGTTTATTTGGTCTTCCATAAGTTGTCACTCCAGATGCAGCACTTAAGTTAGGAAGCGCTTTTTTCAATTCTCTTTCAATAAAGTTGAAAACCACTTTTCTATCAGACTTAGGATGCGAAGTAAAATCTCCATAAACGGTATCCAACGGAACGTTTCCGTAGCTATCCATCATCATATAATAAGAAATCGCACGCATTGTTTTCAACTCAGAGATCATAGTCGCTTTCTCCGAACCTTCAGGCATTGCTTTGTCCAAAATTGAAATTGCCTGATTACTTGTCCCTATAACTTTTGAAGTCCAATCCCAAAGACTTCCTATGATACCATTATCTGCTGTCCAATCATGATAATGCATTGCAATATAATTTCTATTATCAAACCAGTTACCACCTCT belongs to Flavobacterium aquiphilum and includes:
- a CDS encoding RagB/SusD family nutrient uptake outer membrane protein, producing MKKIFKYIGLPVLAAGLLWSCENLDVPITTQLTPDVFPQNSSQYIQTAGPVYAAFRGEFSFAWWWAQSLSTDESIMPARGGNWFDNRNYIAMHYHDWTADNGIIGSLWDWTSKVIGTSNQAISILDKAMPEGSEKATMISELKTMRAISYYMMMDSYGNVPLDTVYGDFTSHPKSDRKVVFNFIERELKKALPNLSAASGVTTYGRPNKQTANALLAKLYLNAEVYTGTQRYNDCIAACDAVINSGLYAIEPRASYLQMFYPNNGPQMKEFIFAVPYDPTAVSVGFNGQMYHARYDVPRSERAKFGIPFTPSAPRSTLPEFYAYFNDANDIRNKQWLTGLQYMNDGVTPVMVTTTKKGYDQFYTGADGGASYTYQVNLTPDIVLRQSVALFDCGNDEIAWNMGYRNIKFYPDATSTSRNQNNDVPFLRYSDVILMKAEAILRGGNPTLGQTAISLVNMVRSNRSTSAAWSAVTLDDLYKERSREFAQEAWHRNDMIRFGKYEGKWGFKTNTDTYRRIFPIPTNALVLNTALTQNPGY